A stretch of DNA from Streptococcus sp. NPS 308:
TGGGCCAGCATTTGCGGACGACTCGGCGTCTCAAACTCTTTATCTGTAATCATCCAGTTGGTAAAGCTGAGGAGATTGTCATGGGAAATCTGCACTCCTTTTGGCTTACCAGTCGTCCCAGATGTAAAGATGATGTAGTAGTTGTCATCTCCTTTTACTGGATGCGTGATGGTATAGCTGGAACGTCGAGAAAAGGCTTCATGGACTTGCTCTAAATTCAGTGTTGGTATACTTGTCTGCTCTAATGGAAAATCTGAGATAGCAATAATCAAGCTCGGTTCTGCTACTTCTACGATAGCAGCTACCCGTTCTAAGGCTGAATGGCTATCGATGGGAATATAGGCATGACCTGACTTGGTTAGGGCCACAAAGGTAGCCAACATCTCATACTCCTGCCCGCCATAGACAACAACAGGAGATTTTTCTGGCAAATTCAACTGATCAATGGTTGCAGCCAAACTATCCGAATCAGCCTTCAGATCACCATAAGTATGCTCTTGCCCCAAAACATTGTAAACAGGATAACTAGCTTGTGTCTGAGCAAAGCGCTCAATCGTTTCAATCATATCAACTATTGGTTTATTTGACACAATAGATTTTCTCCTTTGAATTAAAATTCATTATAGATAAAGCCGCCTTGTCCCTGTCCAAGGTAACTAAAAAAATATAGCAAGCCTAGTAAAATAACAAAATACAGGAATGTTTGAGCCCAAAAAATATAAAATGTTCTCTTTTTTTTCATATTCGACTTCTTTTCTGTAAACTTTCAGGAATATTGTGCAAATAAGCACTTACTATCTTATCTTTTTACCATTTTACCACTTTATGATGCTAATTTTCAACTGTTTACCGTCACTTAAAAGTTGGTTTTAGCTTATTTTAAGACAAGTTAAGATATTAATGTTTTGGCCATCAAAAAAGAGCCTGAGACTCCCATCTCAAACTCTGTTGCAAAAAGCTCTTTTATCTTAGAAAAGTGAAAATACGAGGACTGCCAAGGCTGCACCGATAACAGGTCCTACAACAGGAATCCAAGCATAAGACCAGTCTCCGTCTCCCTTATTTGAAATCGGAAGGATACTGTGCATGATGCGAGGACCGAGGTCACGAGCTGGGTTCAAGGCATAACCAGTTGTCCCACCTAGTGAAAGACCGATACCGACAATCAAGGTCCCCACTGCAAAGGTCCCTAATCCTGCCTGAAGGTCATAGAGCCCCAAGGCAAAGATTGTCAAGAGCAAAACAAAAGTTCCAAGGATTTCGCTAACCAAGTTGGATACTGTGTTCTTGATTGCTGGTCCAGTACTAAAGGTCGCTAGGATATTGCCTGCATTTTCTTCTGCATCATAGTGTGGTTTGAATTGCAACCAAACTAAAATTTGAGCAAGCATCGCTCCAGCGAACTGAGCTAGGATATATGGGAATACTGAAGCCCAAGGCAAGTCACCTTTTAAGGCTACACCAAGCGTCACAGCTGGGTTTAAGTGTGCAGGACTAAGTTTGCCAGATACAAAGACGGCAACCGCAACGGCGATCCCCCATCCCATCGTGATGACGATCCACCCTGAATTGTTACTCTTGGTTTTAGGAAGAACCACACCTGCTACAACACCATTTCCTAGGAGGATAAGGATCAAAGTCCCCAAAAATTCTCCAAATAATTCTTTCATCATATCGTTGTCTCCATTTAAAAGAAGGAAAGAGAAGGCAAGGAAGGCCTACCTCCCTCTCTTCTAGTTTTTCTTAATTTTTTAATGCCACTAGATCATTTTGAGCAAGAGCTGCTTCAACATCCGCACGGTAGGCTGCTTTTTCTTCTTCTGACCAGTCATAGAATCGTCCCATTTCATCCAGAACTGGCTCCACAATGCTATCCAAACTATCACGCATAAAGAGCATGTGGTTGGTACGGCGAAGGAGGAAGTCAACTGGGCTCAGAGCCAACTCATTGCGCATTGCATAGTGAAGGGACAAGGTATCTGCCAAGCTGAGTCCTGCCGCTTGTTCCAAGCTGTGAGCAAGGGCAAAGACCTTCGGTGCATTTGAACCGTATAGATTTGCGAGATAGTGAGCTTCCTTGCTATCCAAGCCACGTGACACTCCAAGTTGAGCAAAGGCTTCAATTTCTGAGTCCACATTTGCTGGGTTCAATTCTCCACCTGAAACAGGATAAGTTTTCGAGTTGATGAGTTTAAAGCTACGGTCAAATTCTGCTTTGAGGATGTCAACCACGCGCTCCATAGCCCCTTCAGCCATCTTACGGTAGTCTGTGATTTTACCACCAGCAAGGGTCAAGAGGCCATTGTCATCACGGTCCAAGCTCGAACCACGAGAAACTGCAGATGGGTCCAAATGTTTCTCAGATGTGCTGCTTTCAAGCTTGCTAACAGCAGATTCAACATCTTCACGCGTTTTTTCTTTCGATAGATAAGCCTCGACAGTCGCAATCAAGCTATTGAAGCTTTCGTCGCTAATGGTACCGTTATTTCCGCCATTGTAGTCAGAAGCGCTATTGCCTGCGATCAATGGACGAAGACCAGCCCAGCTACTTTCGATATCATCAATGGTGATGTTTGCTTCTGGGAAGCGGTTGTTGACAATGCCAAGTAGATAATCTACATCTTCCTGCGTCACTTTTGGATGTTCCAA
This window harbors:
- a CDS encoding MIP/aquaporin family protein, whose product is MMKELFGEFLGTLILILLGNGVVAGVVLPKTKSNNSGWIVITMGWGIAVAVAVFVSGKLSPAHLNPAVTLGVALKGDLPWASVFPYILAQFAGAMLAQILVWLQFKPHYDAEENAGNILATFSTGPAIKNTVSNLVSEILGTFVLLLTIFALGLYDLQAGLGTFAVGTLIVGIGLSLGGTTGYALNPARDLGPRIMHSILPISNKGDGDWSYAWIPVVGPVIGAALAVLVFSLF
- a CDS encoding teichoic acid D-Ala incorporation-associated protein DltX → MKKKRTFYIFWAQTFLYFVILLGLLYFFSYLGQGQGGFIYNEF